In Leishmania mexicana MHOM/GT/2001/U1103 complete genome, chromosome 24, a genomic segment contains:
- a CDS encoding 3-oxoacyl-(acyl-carrier protein) reductase,putative — protein sequence MQGKSIQSITGRPILVTGAASGLGAATARFLAQMGAKVTLLDRNTAQGEQVSKEINGKFVATDVCSETEVQVAIKAAEEFAGKPLFGVVNCAGICPAAKVVGKKGAHSLDLFSKAVQVNLIGTFNVCRLAAEAMQRNTAQIGADEDRGVIVNTASVAAYEGQIGQAAYAASKGGIVSLTLPLAREFAGQRIRVNTICPGIMETPLLPPDLGAALGATVPYPPRLGKPEEFAHLVFFLFSNRYMNGECVRLDGATRMTAK from the coding sequence ATGCAGGGCAAGTCCATTCAGTCGATCACCGGCCGCCCCATCCTGGTAACAGGGGCGGCCTCCGGGCTCggggccgccaccgcacgctTTCTAGCGCAGATGGGCGCCAAggtgacgctgctggacCGCAACACTGCGCAGGGGGAGCAGGTGTCGAAGGAGATCAACGGAAAGTTTGTTGCCACAGATGTCTGTAGCGAGACCGAGGTGCAGGTGGCCATcaaggcagcggaggagtTCGCCGGCAAGCCGCTCTTCGGCGTCGTCAACTGTGCCGGCATCTGCCCAGCGGCGAAGGTCGTAGGCAAGAAGGGCGCTCACTCCCTCGACCTCTTCAGCAAGGCTGTGCAGGTAAACCTCATTGGTACGTTCAACGTATGCCGGTTGGCCGCCGAAGCAATGCAGAGAAACACCGCGCAGATCGGCGCTGATGAGGACCGAGGCGTTATTGTGAACACCGCGAGTGTGGCGGCCTACGAGGGTCAGATCGGCCAGGCCGCCTACGCAGCCAGCAAGGGCGGCATCGTGAGTCTGACACTGCCGTTGGCCCGCGAGTTTGCTGGGCAGCGCATTCGCGTCAACACCATCTGCCCCGGCATCATGGAGACACCACTGCTCCCGCCCGACTTGGGTGCGGCGCTAGGGGCGACTGTCCCGTACCCGCCCCGTCTTGGCAAGCCTGAGGAGTTTGCGCACCTGgtcttctttctcttctcgaACCGATACATGAATGGCGAGTGTGTTCGCCTTGACGGGGCGACCCGTATGACGGCCAAGTAg
- a CDS encoding putative 60S ribosomal protein L26: MASIKCGSRRKARRAHFQAPSHVRRVLMSAPLSKELRAKYNVRAMPVRKDDEVIVKRGTFKGREGKVTACYRLKWVIHVDKVNREKANGSTVAVGIHPSNVEITKLKMTHHRKSILERKDRSSKSDKGKGKISAADKAMQQMD, translated from the coding sequence ATGGCCAGCATCAAGTGTGGTTCCCGCCGCAAGGCCCGCCGTGCGCACTTTCAGGCCCCGAGCCATGTCCGTCGTGTGCTCATGAGCGCCCCGCTCTccaaggagctgcgcgccaAGTACAACGTGCGTGCCATGCCCGTGCGCAAGGACGACGAGGTCATCGTGAAGCGCGGCACCTTCAAGGGTCGCGAGGGTAAGGTGACGGCGTGCTACCGCCTCAAGTGGGTCATCCACGTCGATAAGGTGAACCGTGAGAAGGCGAACGGCTCCACCGTGGCCGTCGGCATCCATCCCTCCAACGTCGAGATCACGAAGCTGAAGATGACGCACCACCGCAAGTCCATCCTGGAGCGCAAGGACCGCTCCTCCAAGTCTGACAAGGGCAAGGGCAAGATCAGCGCCGCGGATAAGGCCATGCAGCAGATGGACTAG
- a CDS encoding putative transketolase, with product MASIEKVANCIRCLAADIVQGGKSGHPGTPMGMAPMSAVLWTEVMKYNSQDPDWVDRDRFVMSNGHGCALQYALLHMAGYNLTMDDLKGFRQDGSRTPGHPERFVTPGVEVTTGPLGQGIANAVGLAIAEAHLAATFNRPGYNIVDHYTYVYCGDGCLMEGVCQEALSLAGHLALEKLIVIYDSNYISIDGSTSLSFTEQCHQKYVAMGFHVIEVKNGDTDYEGLRKALAEAKATKGKPKMIVQTTTIGFGSSKQGTEKVHGAPLGEEDIANIKTKFGRDPQKKYDVDDDVRAVFRMHIDKCSAEQKAWEELLAKYTAAFPAEGAAFVAQMRGELPSGWEAKLPTNSSAIATRKASENCLAVLFPAIPALMGGSADLTPSNLTRPASANLVDFSSSSKEGRYIRFGVREHAMCAILNGLDAHDGIIPFGGTFLNFIGYALGAVRLAAISHHRVIYVATHDSIGVGEDGPTHQPVELVAALRAMPNLQVIRPSDQTETSGAWAVALSSIHTPTVLCLSRQNTEPQSGSSIEGVRHGAYSVVDVPDLQLVIVASGSEVSLAVDAAKALSGELRVRVVSMPCQELFDAQPDTYRQAVLPAGVPVVSVEAYVSFGWEKYSHAHVGMSGFGASAPAGVLYKKFGITVEEVVRTGRELAKRFPDGTAPLKNSSFSKM from the coding sequence atGGCCTCCATTGAGAAGGTGGCAAACTGCATCCGCTGCCTCGCGGCGGACATTGTCCAGGGCGGCAAGAGTGGCCACCCAGGCACGCCGATGGGCATGGCGCCGATGTCAGCGGTCCTGTGGACGGAAGTGATGAAGTACAACAGCCAGGATCCTGACTGGGTCGACCGCGACCGCTTCGTCATGTCGAACGGGCACGGCTGCGCACTGCAGTACGCCCTGCTGCACATGGCGGGCTACAACCTCACCATGGACGACCTGAAGGGATTCCGCCAAGATGGCTCCCGCACCCCTGGCCACCCCGAGCGTTTCGTGACGCCCGGGGTGGAGGTGACGACCGGGCCACTTGGCCAGGGTATTGCAAACGCGGTCGGACTGGCGATTGCCGAGGCGCACCTTGCCGCCACGTTCAACCGCCCGGGATACAACATCGTTGATCACTACACTTACGTGTACTGTGGTGACGGTTGTCTGATGGAGGGTGTGTGCCAGGAggcgctctccctcgccggCCACCTCGCCCTGGAGAAGCTCATCGTCATCTATGACAGCAACTACATCTCCATCGACGGCTCGACAAGCCTCTCCTTCACGGAACAGTGCCACCAGAAGTACGTGGCCATGGGTTTCCACGTGATCGAGGTCAAAAACGGTGACACTGACTACGAGGGCCTGCGCAAGGCACTGGCGGAGGCCAAGGCCACGAAGGGCAAGCCGAAGATGATTGTGCAAACCACAACGATTGGGTTCGGGTCTTCGAAGCAGGGAACGGAGAAGGTgcacggcgcgccgctggGTGAAGAGGATATCGCCAACATCAAGACAAAATTTGGCCGCGACCCGCAGAAGAAGTacgacgtcgacgacgacgtccgCGCTGTGTTCAGGATGCACATCGATAAGTGTTCCGCGGAACAGAAGGCGTGGGAGGAACTCTTGGCGAAGTACACAGCCGCGTTCCCGGCCGAGGGTGCCGCCTTTGTGGCGCAGATGAGGGGCGAGCTGCCGTCTGGGTGGGAGGCGAAGCTCCCGACGAACTCCTCGGCCATCGCGACGCGCAAGGCGAGCGAGAACTGCCTGGCTGTGCTCTTCCCGGCCATCCCGGCTCTCATGGGCGGATCGGCTGACCTCACGCCGAGCAACCTGACGCGCCCCGCGTCGGCAAACTTGGTGGACTTCTCGTCGAGCAGCAAGGAGGGTCGCTACATTCGCTTCGGTGTCCGTGAACATGCCATGTGCGCCATCCTCAACGGTCTCGACGCCCATGATGGTATCATCCCGTTCGGCGGCACCTTCCTCAACTTCATCGGCTACGCCCTTGGTGCAGTGCGCCTCGCCGCGATTTCTCACCACCGCGTCATCTACGTGGCGACACACGACAGCATCGGCGTTGGCGAGGACGGGCCAACCCACCAGCCTGTCGAGTTGGTGGCTGCCCTGCGTGCCATGCCAAACCTGCAGGTGATACGTCCTAGCGACCAGACAGAGACGAGCGGTGCGTGGGCTGTTGCACTGTCTAGTATTCACACTCCAACGGTTCTGTGTCTGAGCCGCCAGAACACCGAGCCGCAGTCGGGGTCGAGCATCGAGGGTGTGAGGCACGGCGCCTACTCGGTGGTGGATGTGCCCGACCTGCAGCTCGTGATCGTGGCGAGCGGCTCGGAGGTGTCGCTGGCGGTGGATGCTGCCAAAGCGCTCTCGGGTGAGCTGCGCGTAAGGGTCGTGTCGATGCCGTGCCAGGAGCTCTTCGACGCACAACCGGATACGTACCGCCAGGCTGTGCTCCCCGCGGGTGTGCCGGTGGTGTCGGTGGAGGCGTACGTCAGTTTTGGCTGGGAGAAATACTCCCATGCGCACGTGGGCATGTCCGGCTTCGGTGCCTCGGCCCCGGCGGGTGTGCTATACAAGAAGTTTGGAATTACCGTCGAGGAAGTGGTGAGGACGGGCCGTGAGTTGGCCAAGCGCTTCCCCGATGGCACGGCGCCGCTCAAGAACTCTTCATTCAGCAAGATGTAA
- a CDS encoding putative 40S ribosomal protein S8: MGIVRSRLHKRKITGGKTKIHRKRMKAELGRLPANTRLGARRVSPVRARGGNFKIRALRLDTGNFAWASEAIAQRVRLLDVVYNATSNELVRTKTLVKNCIVAVDAAPFKRWYAKHYGIDLDAGKRSTKATAAAEKKGRKSAHAAADKYDVNKASPKLQREWMRRRRNHRVEKVIADQLREGRVLARITSRPGQSGRADGILLEGAELQFYLKRLEKK, translated from the coding sequence ATGGGCATCGTCCGCAGCCGCCTGCATAAGCGCAAGATCACCGGTGGAAAGACCAAGATCCACCGGAAGCGCATGAAGGCCGAGCTGGGTCGCCTTCCCGCGAACACCCGCCTTGGCGCCCGCCGCGTGAGCCCCGTGCGTGCTCGCGGTGGCAACTTCAAGATCCGTGCCCTGCGCCTGGACACCGGCAACTTTGCCTGGGCCTCCGAGGCcatcgcgcagcgcgtgcgtcttCTCGACGTCGTGTACAACGCCACCTCGAACGAGCTGGTGCGTACGAAGACGCTGGTGAAGAACTGCATCGTCGCCGTGGATGCCGCGCCGTTCAAGCGCTGGTACGCCAAGCACTACGGCATTGACTTGGATGCAGGCAAGAGGAGCACCAAggctaccgctgctgcggagaagaagggcaGGAAGTCcgcccacgccgctgctgacaaGTACGACGTGAACAAGGCCTCGCCCAAGCTTCAGCGCGAGtggatgcgccgccgccgcaaccaCAGGGTTGAGAAGGTGATCGCCGATCAGCTGCGCGAGGGTCGCGTGCTCGCGCGCATAACGAGCCGCCCGGGCCAGTCCGGCCGTGCCGACGGTATCCTGCTGGAGGGCGCAGAGCTCCAGTTCTACCTGAAGCGCCTGGAGAAGAAGTAA